One genomic segment of Aquamicrobium lusatiense includes these proteins:
- the pal gene encoding peptidoglycan-associated lipoprotein Pal: MRRIAKLAANPVMVALVASLALAGCASKKTPNNAADLGLGGSAATPGSAQDFTVNVGDRIFFDLDSSSIRADAQQTLARQAQWLNRYRQYSIVVEGHADERGTREYNLALGARRAAATRDYLSSQGVAANRIKTISYGKERPVAVCDDISCWSQNRRAVTTLGGAGS; encoded by the coding sequence ATGCGCCGTATCGCAAAACTAGCAGCAAACCCCGTGATGGTCGCGCTCGTAGCCTCGTTGGCGCTTGCCGGCTGCGCATCCAAGAAGACCCCCAACAACGCAGCTGATCTCGGCCTCGGCGGCAGCGCGGCGACGCCCGGCTCGGCGCAGGACTTCACCGTCAATGTCGGCGATCGCATCTTCTTCGATCTGGACTCTTCGTCCATCCGCGCCGACGCTCAGCAGACGCTGGCCCGTCAGGCTCAGTGGCTCAACCGTTATCGCCAGTATTCGATCGTTGTCGAAGGCCATGCCGACGAACGCGGCACCCGCGAATACAACCTTGCGCTCGGTGCCCGCCGTGCTGCCGCGACCCGCGACTATCTCTCGTCGCAGGGCGTTGCCGCCAACCGCATCAAGACCATCTCTTACGGCAAGGAACGTCCGGTCGCCGTTTGCGACGACATCTCCTGCTGGTCGCAGAACCGTCGCGCCGTCACCACGCTGGGCGGCGCCGGCTCCTGA
- the tolB gene encoding Tol-Pal system beta propeller repeat protein TolB has protein sequence MKTLLKTLMMVAALAGAATGLAIGPASALVEIDVNKGTIEPLPVAITDFAGGALGAEISSIVQADLKRSGLFAPIDKAAFIEKIANPDQTPRFDDWKVINAQALVTGRVSKEGDGRIRAEYRLWDTFAGQQLSGEQFFANGANTRRVAHIIADAIYERLTGEKGYFDTRVVFIDESGAKNARKKRLAIMDQDGANARFLSDGRSIVMTPRFSPNRQEITYMSYESGQPRVYLLQLETGQRELVGNFPGMTFAPRFSPDGQRVIMSLMRDDGNSNIYSMDLRSRNTTRLTNSNAIDTSPSYSPDGSKIVFTSDRGGRPHIYVMGADGSGQTRISFGEGTYSTPVWSPRGDLVAFTKQSGGQFQIGVMRTDGSGERILTSGFLQEGPTWAPNGRVIMYLKETPGAGGPKLYSVDLTGRNEQQIPTPNFGSDPAWSPLLD, from the coding sequence ATGAAGACACTGCTCAAGACGCTCATGATGGTCGCAGCCCTTGCCGGCGCCGCCACGGGGCTTGCCATCGGCCCCGCCAGCGCGCTGGTGGAGATCGACGTCAACAAGGGCACGATCGAGCCGCTGCCCGTCGCCATCACCGATTTCGCGGGTGGCGCGCTCGGCGCCGAGATCTCCTCCATCGTGCAGGCGGACCTGAAGCGCTCGGGGCTGTTCGCGCCGATCGACAAGGCCGCCTTCATCGAGAAGATCGCCAATCCCGATCAGACCCCGCGCTTCGACGACTGGAAGGTGATCAATGCGCAGGCGCTGGTCACCGGCCGCGTCAGCAAGGAAGGCGATGGCCGCATCCGCGCCGAATACCGGCTGTGGGACACCTTTGCCGGACAGCAGCTTTCGGGCGAGCAGTTCTTCGCCAACGGCGCCAATACCCGCCGCGTCGCCCATATCATCGCCGACGCGATCTATGAGCGGCTGACCGGCGAGAAGGGCTACTTCGACACCCGTGTCGTGTTCATCGATGAATCGGGCGCCAAGAATGCGCGCAAGAAGCGGCTGGCGATCATGGACCAGGACGGCGCCAATGCCCGCTTCCTCTCCGATGGCCGCTCCATCGTGATGACGCCGCGTTTCTCGCCGAACCGGCAGGAAATCACCTACATGTCCTATGAGAGCGGACAGCCGCGCGTCTATCTGCTGCAGCTTGAGACCGGCCAGCGCGAACTCGTCGGCAATTTCCCCGGCATGACCTTCGCGCCGCGCTTCTCGCCGGATGGTCAGCGGGTGATCATGAGCCTGATGCGCGACGATGGTAACTCCAACATCTATTCCATGGATCTGAGGAGCAGGAACACCACGCGCCTCACCAATTCCAACGCCATCGATACCTCGCCCTCCTATTCGCCGGACGGCTCGAAGATCGTCTTCACCTCCGACCGCGGCGGCCGTCCTCACATCTATGTGATGGGGGCCGATGGGTCGGGCCAGACGCGCATCTCTTTCGGTGAGGGTACCTATTCCACGCCGGTGTGGTCGCCGCGCGGCGATCTGGTGGCCTTCACCAAGCAGTCGGGCGGCCAGTTCCAGATCGGCGTGATGCGCACGGACGGTTCGGGTGAGCGTATCCTGACCTCCGGCTTCCTCCAGGAAGGCCCGACATGGGCGCCCAACGGCCGGGTGATCATGTATCTGAAGGAAACGCCGGGTGCCGGCGGGCCTAAGCTCTATTCGGTCGATCTGACCGGGCGCAACGAGCAGCAAATTCCAACCCCGAATTTCGGGTCCGATCCGGCCTGGTCGCCGTTGCTCGACTGA